The Oscarella lobularis chromosome 12, ooOscLobu1.1, whole genome shotgun sequence genome window below encodes:
- the LOC136193927 gene encoding uncharacterized protein, whose amino-acid sequence MKRSRTDDKDVSKSAFRVGPRQRRTDKICRRFFRDAQHWIAEPMAEGLLDGVSLIEKAELRKSTKDAFLAAPESDVSAFFEKLMLLVTGSPTLFRHVTFCWSRPHSEKVLPYVTYCENGDEFSLEADTLRRADVFPCYCQHSDYCGCYVREAGEEVAHKDYLSNPHLLRLLIQLKSWRRTASSDCFCDNGSFERCIQNAQERFSQLWHYGCKCITPKLLEGKRKLIAKVLHPKRAIATSRSYRNSQDKVKPKGNGQGDFQEKTETEACLDLMKELADVKRQHKEELEKRYNKIQELHNQLVIVEQTKTAKKVEKEKIPDASRPIVMAKRFKDLFLHSHQISSSAEDLEKEKFNVEKCTEFILSLVKTVLLMTQSHLQTMGKRLKDVMKLEVSDSPTFQADKTVNNCVIQLFKVASTRQIGEIHSDILMSALSSVQASDSKAYRALEDAVFGFIIKCVPVVWDIVLQQDCLDLNFANDHKIFDERRHERFYGSDPNGQAIKYVVWPLLVDTLAKRVLVKSKVVTGVFEATV is encoded by the exons ATGAAGAGGTCGCGAACGGATGACAAAGACGTCAGTAAATCAGCCTTCAGGGTAGGACCTCGACAGAGGCGAACAGACAAGATCTGCCGGCGTTTTTTCCGTGACGCGCAGCACTGGATTGCCGAACCAATGGCAGAAGGCCTTCTAGACGGCGTATCTCTTATCGAGAAGGCAGAGCTGAGAAAATCCACAAAGGACGCCTTTCTCGCCGCCCCGGAGTCCGATGTGTCAGCCTTCTTCGAAAAACTCATGCTTCTAGTGACCGGTTCACCGACTCTGTTTCGTCATGTGACTTTCTGCTGGTCTAGACCTCATTCGGAAAAGGTGTTGCCGTATGTGACGTACTGTGAAAACGGTGACGAATTTTCACTTGAAGCGGACACCCTGAGACGTGCAGACGTCTTTCCGTGCTACTGTCAGCACAGTGACTACTGCGGATGTTACGTCAGAGAAGCCGGTGAAGAAGTGGCCCATAAGGATTATCTGTCAAATCCGCACCTGTTGCGTTTGCTCATCCAGCTCAAGTCGTGGCGGAGGACAGCCAGTAGTGACTGCTTCTGTGACAACGGATCTTTTGAGCGATGTATTCAAAATGCCCAAGAGCGATTTTCACAGTTGTGGCACTACGGATGCAAATGCATTACTCCAAAGCTTCTggaaggaaaaaggaaattgatTGCTAAAGTCCTTCATCCAAAACGAGCCATAGCAACGTCTCGTTCATATCGAAATAGCCAAGATAAG GTGAAACCAAAAGGAAATGGTCAGGGAGATTTCCAAGAGAAAACTGAGACAGAAGCTTGCTTG GATCTCATGAAGGAGTTGgctgacgtcaaacgtcAACATAAG GAAGAGCTAGAAAAGAGGTATAATAAAATTCAAGAATTACATAATCAATTGGTAATAGTTGAG CAAACGAAGACTGCAAAGAAGgtggaaaaagagaagatacCTGATGCCTCTCGTCCAATTGTAATGGCCAAGCGCTTTAAAGATTTATTTCTGCACAGCCATCAAATATCTTCATCTGCTGAAGACcttgaaaaggagaaattcaaTGTCGAGAAATGCACCGAGTTTATTCTAAGTCTGGTGAAG ACTGTTCTGTTGATGACACAGTCTCACCTTCAGACCATGGGCAAAAGGCTCAAGGACGTTATGAAGCTGGAAGTCTCGGATTCTCCAACCTTTCAAGCTGATAAGACCGTCAACAACTGTGTCATTCAGTTGTTCAAAGTAGCATCGACTCGTCAAATAGGAGAAATTCACTCTGATATTTTAATG AGTGCTCTATCTTCCGTCCAGGCAAGCGACTCAAAAGCATATCGAGCTTTGGAGGATGCCGTATTTGGCTTCATTATAAAATGTGTACCTGTTGTGTGGGACATTGTCCTTCAACAGGATTGCCTCGACCTCAACTTCGCCAACGATCACAAGAtattcgacgaacgacgacacgaACGTTTCTATGGATCAGATCCGAATGGTCAAGCAATAAAGTACGTCGTCTGGCCGTTATTGGTGGATACGCTTGCGAAGCGAGTCCTGGTCAAAAGTAAGGTAGTGACGGGTGTTTTCGAAGCGACAGTGTAA
- the LOC136194158 gene encoding heat shock 70 kDa protein 12B-like — protein sequence MEYYNRELNGREQKEWLFFERFKMSLHSERALSRKTQVAAANGRALPLATVFSHVLRFFRDAAIRDYGQATESEIGVTDIKWVITVPAIWNNAAKQMMREAAYEAGLASQREPDRVKIALEPESASIYCKSLQDIGRDEERISEAIQPGKRYVLADLGGGTADVAVHEILPNGTVKELHCATGGAWGGTYVDQNFVALLERIFGADTIADYRAEHPGEWIDLVSVRFERSKRLVSRGTTAHVELPHSFHSFLTSNGSSVEDCIVAAGDVNLNFRRGVLAIKYPVVETLFKPVLDNIAQHLKGVLRNVGRVDYLILVGGFAESQLLQAEFRRQFERPYNMRVMVPSQCTLAVVMGAVLFGHNPSEITSRRVRYSYGIECVDESAQVSESSPRRPPTAHDPYDSSLSVSPIRSSIFARREPRDEFRRFAVFVEKNQEVGVDEEVEHPFLPFYHHQTEANVDVYESDHEGTRYVTERGVRKVAEMRLPMPNSHLGLDRVIEISMKFGLTEITVSSIDRSSGRKVEESVKLDFLRN from the exons aTGGAGTACTACAACAGGGAGCTCAACGGACGCGAGCAGAAGGAATGGTTGTTCTTTGAGCGATTCAAAATGAGTCTCCATTCCGAGAGA GCGTTGTCTCGCAAGACGCAGGTCGCCGCGGCGAACGGACGCGCCTTGCCGCTCGCAACCGTCTTCTCGCACGTCCTACGTTTCTTCCGCGATGCCGCTATTCGCGATTACGGCCAGGCAACCGAATCGGAGATCGGCGTCACGGACATCAAGTGGGTGATCACCGTGCCGGCAATTTGGAACAACGCGGCGAAGCAGATGATGAGAGAAGCGGCGTACGAG GCCGGACTTGCCTCCCAAAGAGAACCGGATCGCGTGAAGATCGCCTTGGAGCCAGAGTCCGCCTCCATCTACTGCAAATCGCTACAGGACATCGGTCGCGACGAGGAGAGAATCAGCGAGGCAATTCAACCGGGCAAACGCTACGTGCTCGCCGATCTGGGCGGCGGCAcggccgacgtcgccgtgcaTGAAATTCTCCCCAACGGAACGGTGAAGGAGCTCCACTGCGCAACGGGCGGCGCGTGGGGCGGCACGTACGTCGACCAGAACTTCGTCGCGCTTCTCGAACGAATATTCGGTGCCGACACAATCGCCGACTACCGAGCCGAGCATCCAGGCGAGTGGATCGACTTGGTGTCGGTGCGATTCGAGCGAAGCAAGCGTCTCGTCAGTCGCGGCACGACGGCGCACGTCGAACTTCCGCACAGTTTTCATTCGTTTCTGACGAGCAACGGGTCGTCGGTCGAGGACTGCATCGTCGCCGCGGGCGAcgtgaatttgaattttcgacGCGGTGTCCTGGCGATCAAGTatcccgtcgtcgagacgctgTTCAAACCCGTCTTGGATAACATCGCTCAGCATTTGAAGGGTGTACTTCGCAACGTCGGTCGCGTCGATTATTTgattctcgtcggcggtTTCGCCGAGTCGCAGTTGCTCCAGgccgaatttcgtcgtcagtTCGAGCGGCCGTATAATATGCGAGTCATGGTGCCGTCCCAGTGCACGCTCGCCGTCGTTATGGGAGCGGTGCTCTTTGGGCACAATCCGAGTGAGATTACGTCGCGGCGCGTGAGATATAGCTACGGTATTGAGTGCGTGGACGAAAGCGCGCAGGTGTCGGAGAGCTCTCCGCGTAGACCGCCCACCGCCCATGATCCTTATGACAGCAGTCTCTCTGTCAGTCCGATACGTTCGTCAATCTTTGCGCGGAGGGAGCCCCgtgacgaatttcgtcgcttcgctgTTTTTGTTGAGAAGAATCAGGAAGTTGGTGTTGATGAGGAGGTCGAGCATCCGTTCTTGCCGTTTTATCATCATCAGACTGAAGCGAACGTTGACGTGTATGAGTCGGATCACGAGGGTACGCGATATGTTACCGAGAGGGGAGTTCGGAAGGTCGCCGAAATGAGACTGCCTATGCCCAATTCGCATTTAGGTTTAGATCGTGTGATTGAAATAAGCATGAAATTTGGCTTGACGGAGATTACAGTTTCGTCGATTGATCGGTCGAGTGGGAGAAAGGTGGAAGAGTCTGTCAAGTTGGATTTTTTGAGAAATTAG
- the LOC136193926 gene encoding heat shock 70 kDa protein 12B-like — MANHLADKSWFASAASRGLITSRRFEDSHATTLVCHDYGASATATEAVEGHVIVAIDIGTAFSGYAFSFESDRYNIYAMRQTDRCRPLESGPSPCKVPTCLLLKPNGAFHSFGGEAMEYYNRELNGREQKEWLFFERFKMSLHSERALSRKTQVAAANGRALPLATVFSHALRFFRDAAIRDYGQATESEIGVTDIKWVITVPAIWNNAAKQMMREAAYEAGLASQREPDRVKIALEPESASIYCKSLQDIGRDEERISEAIQPGKRYVLADLGGGTADVAVHEILPNGTVKELHCATGGAWGGTYVDQNFVALLERIFGADTIADYRAEYPGEWIDLVSVRFERSKRLVSRGTTAHVELPHSFHSFLTSNGSSVEDCIVAAGDVNLNFRRGVLAIKYPVVETLFKPVLDNIALHLKGVLREVGRVDYLILVGGFAESQLLQAEFRRQFERPYNMRVMVPSQCTLAVVMGAVLFGHNPNEITSRRVRYSYGIECVDESAQVSESSPRRPPTAHDPYDSTLSVSPIRSSIFARREPRDEFRRFAVFVEKNQEVCVDEEVEHPFLPFYHHQTEANVDVYESDHEGTRYVTERGVRKVAEMRLPMPNSHLGLDRVIEISMKFGLTEITVSSIDRSSGRKVEQSVKLDFLRN, encoded by the exons ATGGCAAACCACCTAGCAGACAAAAGCTGGTTCGCAAGCGCCGCGAGTCGGGGTCTCATAACGAGCCGTCGCTTTGAAGACTCGCATGCGACGACGCTAGTCTGCCACGACTACGGagcttcggcgacggcgacggaggcCGTCGAGGgccacgtcatcgtcgcgatcgacatCGGCACGGCGTTCAGCGGCTACGCGTTCTCGTTCGAGAGCGATCGCTATAACATCTACGCCATGCGTCAGACGGATCGATGTCGCCCGCTCGAGAGCGGCCCGAGCCCGTGCAAAGTTCCGACGTGTCTTCTTCTCAAACCGAACGGCGCTTTCCAttcgttcggcggcgaagcgaTGGAGTACTACAACAGGGAGCTCAACGGACGCGAGCAGAAGGAATGGTTGTTCTTTGAGCGCTTCAAGATGAGTCTCCATTCCGAGAGA GCGTTGTCTCGCAAGACGCAGGTCGCCGCGGCGAACGGACGCGCCTTGCCGCTCGCAACCGTCTTCTCGCACGCCCTACGTTTCTTCCGCGATGCCGCTATTCGCGATTACGGCCAGGCAACCGAATCGGAGATCGGCGTCACGGACATCAAGTGGGTCATCACCGTTCCGGCGATTTGGAACAACGCGGCGAAGCAGATGATGAGAGAAGCGGCGTACGag GCCGGACTTGCCTCCCAAAGAGAACCGGATCGCGTGAAGATCGCCCTGGAGCCAGAGTCCGCCTCCATCTACTGCAAATCGCTACAGGACATCGGTCGCGACGAGGAGAGAATCAGCGAGGCAATTCAACCGGGCAAACGCTACGTGCTCGCCGATCTGGGCGGCGGCAcggccgacgtcgccgtccaCGAAATTCTCCCCAACGGAACGGTGAAGGAGCTCCACTGCGCGACGGGCGGCGCGTGGGGCGGCACGTACGTCGACCAGAACTTCGTCGCGCTTCTCGAACGAATATTCGGCGCCGACACAATCGCCGACTACCGAGCCGAGTATCCAGGCGAGTGGATCGACTTGGTGTCGGTGCGATTCGAACGAAGCAAGCGTCTCGTCAGTCGCGGCACGACGGCGCACGTCGAACTTCCGCACAGTTTTCATTCGTTTCTGACGAGCAACGGGTCGTCGGTCGAGGACTGCATCGTCGCCGCGGGCGAcgtgaatttgaattttcgacGCGGTGTCCTGGCGATCAAGTATCCTGTCGTCGAGACGCTGTTCAAGCCCGTCTTGGATAACATCGCTCTGCATTTGAAGGGTGTACTTCGCGAAGTCGGGCGCGTCGATTATTTgattctcgtcggcggtTTCGCCGAGTCGCAGTTGCTCCAGgccgaatttcgtcgtcagtTCGAGCGGCCGTATAATATGCGAGTCATGGTGCCGTCCCAGTGCACGCTTGCCGTCGTTATGGGAGCCGTTCTCTTTGGGCACAATCCGAATGAGATTACGTCGCGGCGCGTGAGATATAGCTACGGTATTGAGTGCGTGGACGAAAGCGCGCAGGTGTCGGAGAGCTCTCCGCGTAGACCGCCTACTGCCCATGATCCCTATGACAGCACTCTCTCTGTCAGTCCAATCCGTTCATCGATCTTTGCGAGGAGGGAGCCCCGTGACGagtttcgtcgcttcgctgTTTTTGTTGAGAAGAATCAGGAAGTTTGTGTTGATGAGGAGGTCGAGCATCCGTTCTTGCCGTTTTATCATCATCAGACTGAAGCGAACGTTGACGTGTATGAGTCGGATCACGAGGGTACGCGATATGTCACCGAGAGGGGAGTGCGGAAGGTTGCAGAGATGAGACTGCCTATGCCCAATT